A part of Melittangium boletus DSM 14713 genomic DNA contains:
- a CDS encoding serine/threonine-protein kinase PknK — protein sequence MAAREMDSDKTVPSAPLFDVLAPGTLIHGRFTLGALAGSGGMGHVYRAQDGVSGRQVALKVLHSAISPEGARRFNREAVLLEKLHHPGIVAHVAHGTTERGQPYLTMEWVEGEELSQRLARQPLTLPETLSLLRRVAEALAHAHQRGIVHRDIKPSNLLLRGGHPEDVVVLDFGLARHAVPSLVGVTGSHTVVGTPGYMAPEQASSHLDIPPAADIFSLGCVLYECLTGKPPFAAPHFAAALAKILFTEPEPLQSLRPGLPAGLQVLVDRMLAKDRQRRLPDADRLLEALTALESVPDLLLPRGEAHPPPISLAEVEQTLVSVLLVSLRTANSAGATALKEQGILVRDALRTTLKPHGAQVELLADGSLVATLVPERGTATDQAALAARCALTLKERWPEASVVLVTGLGVLNAQLPVGDAMDRAGSLLKQMQRQMDASQVVMDEVTAGLLGPGFQLSRFDTSTYLLHTERLSTDESRPLMGKPTPCVGREQELALLDFTLTSCIEEEQARVLLVMSPAGVGKSRLRHEFLRRLERREQPVQVLLGLGNSMSAGASLGLMGQALRRLCGITDGETLEKRRARFHQRVTAHLPKAQEVVEFLGELCAIPFPDEDSPRLRAARNDPRLMSAQIGPALVDFLKAECAHQPVLLVLEDLHWSDALTVRLVDELLRELADQPFMVLALARPEVKEAFPGLWSRHLQEMMLKGLSRKACTGLVREVLGAQVPDAIVQKAVEQSDGNALLLEELIRTMAEGRGVAVPGTVLALLQARLLRMPSEVRHVLLAASVFGHSFWSQGVRELLGPQNTSLETHLRRLVEEEVITQQPTSRLASVDEYHFRHALVRDAAYALVPESQLPSAHRLAAAWLERVGEPDALVVAAHHQKGRQPERAARFYVQAAEQLFERHDLVGTLRCVETALEGGVNGEARTWLRALQAVVLVWMDQMPKALEIGGPVLKELKAGSPLWCRLAGGLVTGYLFSGDQTQVVRVSRLLLCAQPEPEALVAYVEACTWLGGTALWSGVRKGTEIPLARIMRVGAEVIEHDAVVRGWTANLKSQYLHFFEPSPWKAFTEADLSKKGFSEAGMERHANVGHAQIGLALAAMGDLPGALEFLRGAAARVQGTENQLFTSLVRYHLLRTLANSPEPSHWQEAHALVNEWMGNEADPFRRGIAQLVLAQVMMARGVASAAERHAQQACDLLASLRTFLIDARTLLGNALRAQGRVAEARQVAELGVQDMEEMNVQGVYAVAMHLCLAEACFDQGDTDRGETALRKALRCVRTRAADIPEPHVRERFLSQVSENARTRQLARERWGDASA from the coding sequence ATGGCAGCACGTGAAATGGACAGCGACAAGACGGTGCCGTCCGCACCGCTTTTCGATGTTCTCGCTCCAGGCACCCTCATCCATGGCCGCTTCACCCTTGGAGCGTTGGCGGGAAGCGGTGGCATGGGCCATGTCTACCGCGCTCAGGACGGCGTCTCCGGCCGGCAGGTGGCCCTCAAGGTGCTCCACTCGGCCATCTCTCCGGAGGGGGCGCGCCGCTTCAACCGCGAGGCCGTCCTGCTCGAGAAGCTGCACCATCCGGGCATCGTCGCCCACGTGGCCCATGGCACCACCGAGCGCGGCCAGCCCTACCTGACCATGGAGTGGGTGGAGGGCGAGGAGTTGTCCCAGCGGCTCGCCCGCCAGCCCCTGACGCTTCCCGAAACCCTGTCCCTGCTGCGCCGGGTCGCCGAGGCCCTGGCCCATGCCCACCAGCGCGGCATCGTCCACCGCGACATCAAGCCCTCCAACCTCCTGCTGCGCGGCGGCCACCCCGAGGACGTGGTGGTGCTCGACTTCGGCCTGGCGCGCCATGCGGTGCCCTCGTTGGTGGGCGTGACGGGCAGCCACACCGTGGTGGGGACTCCGGGCTACATGGCTCCGGAGCAGGCCTCCAGCCACCTGGACATTCCCCCCGCCGCCGACATCTTCTCCCTGGGCTGCGTCCTCTACGAATGTCTCACCGGCAAGCCTCCCTTCGCCGCGCCCCACTTCGCCGCCGCCCTCGCCAAGATCCTCTTCACGGAACCCGAGCCCCTGCAGTCGCTGCGTCCCGGCCTTCCCGCTGGCTTGCAGGTGCTGGTGGACCGCATGCTGGCCAAGGATCGACAGCGACGGTTGCCCGACGCCGACCGGCTCCTGGAAGCCCTGACGGCGTTGGAGTCCGTGCCCGATCTCCTCCTGCCCCGTGGCGAGGCCCATCCGCCCCCCATCAGCCTGGCGGAAGTGGAACAGACCCTCGTCAGCGTGCTCCTGGTGTCCCTGCGCACCGCGAACTCCGCGGGAGCGACGGCGCTCAAGGAGCAGGGCATCCTGGTGCGCGACGCCCTGCGCACCACGCTCAAGCCCCATGGCGCCCAGGTGGAATTGCTGGCGGATGGCTCGCTGGTGGCCACGCTGGTGCCCGAGCGCGGCACGGCCACGGATCAGGCGGCGCTGGCGGCGCGTTGCGCGCTGACCCTCAAGGAGCGCTGGCCCGAGGCCTCGGTGGTGCTCGTCACCGGCCTGGGCGTGCTCAACGCGCAACTGCCGGTGGGTGACGCCATGGATCGGGCGGGCTCCCTGCTCAAACAGATGCAGCGCCAGATGGATGCCTCCCAGGTGGTGATGGACGAGGTGACGGCGGGTCTGCTCGGGCCGGGCTTCCAGCTCTCGCGCTTCGACACGAGCACCTACCTGCTGCACACCGAGCGATTGAGCACGGATGAATCCCGGCCCCTGATGGGCAAGCCCACGCCCTGCGTCGGCCGGGAGCAGGAATTGGCCCTGCTCGACTTCACCCTCACCTCCTGCATCGAGGAAGAACAAGCCCGGGTCCTCTTGGTGATGTCCCCGGCGGGCGTGGGCAAGTCCCGCCTGCGCCACGAGTTCCTGCGCCGGCTCGAGCGACGGGAACAGCCCGTCCAGGTGCTGTTGGGCCTGGGGAATTCCATGAGCGCGGGCGCGTCCCTCGGCCTGATGGGCCAGGCGCTGCGGCGGCTCTGTGGCATCACGGACGGAGAGACCCTGGAGAAACGCCGCGCTCGTTTCCACCAGCGGGTGACCGCGCACCTGCCGAAGGCCCAGGAGGTGGTGGAGTTCCTGGGCGAGCTGTGCGCCATCCCCTTCCCCGACGAGGACAGCCCCCGCCTGCGCGCGGCCCGGAACGATCCACGCCTCATGAGCGCCCAGATCGGACCCGCGCTGGTGGACTTCCTCAAGGCGGAGTGCGCCCACCAACCGGTGCTGCTCGTGCTGGAGGACCTGCACTGGAGCGATGCCTTGACGGTGCGGTTGGTGGACGAGTTGCTGCGGGAGCTGGCCGACCAGCCCTTCATGGTGCTCGCGTTGGCACGGCCCGAGGTCAAGGAGGCCTTCCCGGGTCTGTGGTCGCGGCACCTGCAGGAGATGATGCTCAAGGGGTTGAGCCGCAAGGCCTGCACAGGCCTGGTGCGCGAGGTGTTGGGCGCCCAGGTGCCCGACGCCATCGTCCAGAAGGCCGTGGAGCAGTCCGACGGCAACGCGCTCCTGCTCGAGGAGCTCATCCGCACGATGGCCGAGGGCCGCGGCGTGGCCGTGCCCGGCACCGTCCTGGCCCTCCTCCAGGCGCGCCTGCTGCGAATGCCCTCGGAGGTGCGCCATGTGTTGCTGGCCGCGAGCGTCTTCGGTCACTCCTTCTGGTCCCAGGGCGTGAGGGAGTTGCTGGGTCCCCAGAACACGTCACTGGAGACGCACCTGCGGCGGCTCGTGGAGGAGGAAGTCATCACCCAGCAGCCCACCAGCCGCCTCGCCTCCGTGGACGAGTACCACTTCCGCCATGCCCTGGTGCGGGACGCCGCCTATGCGCTGGTGCCCGAGAGTCAGTTGCCCTCGGCCCATCGGCTCGCGGCGGCCTGGTTGGAGCGGGTGGGCGAGCCGGATGCCCTGGTCGTGGCCGCGCACCACCAGAAGGGTCGCCAACCCGAACGCGCGGCGCGCTTCTACGTCCAGGCGGCCGAACAACTCTTCGAGCGGCACGATCTGGTGGGAACGCTGCGCTGCGTGGAGACGGCCCTGGAGGGGGGCGTGAATGGCGAAGCCAGGACCTGGCTGCGCGCGCTCCAGGCCGTGGTGCTTGTCTGGATGGATCAGATGCCAAAGGCCCTGGAGATCGGAGGCCCGGTCCTGAAAGAGCTCAAGGCGGGCAGTCCGCTGTGGTGCCGGCTGGCGGGCGGACTGGTCACGGGCTACCTCTTCAGTGGCGACCAGACGCAGGTGGTCCGGGTGAGCCGGCTCCTGCTGTGCGCCCAACCCGAACCCGAGGCATTGGTCGCTTATGTCGAGGCGTGTACCTGGCTGGGAGGCACGGCCCTCTGGTCCGGCGTGCGCAAGGGGACGGAAATCCCATTGGCCCGGATCATGCGGGTGGGGGCCGAGGTCATCGAGCACGACGCCGTGGTGCGCGGCTGGACGGCGAACCTGAAGAGCCAGTACCTCCATTTCTTCGAGCCCAGCCCCTGGAAGGCCTTCACGGAGGCAGACCTGTCGAAGAAGGGCTTCAGTGAAGCGGGCATGGAGCGCCACGCCAACGTGGGACACGCCCAGATCGGGCTGGCATTGGCCGCGATGGGGGACCTCCCCGGTGCCCTCGAGTTCCTACGAGGGGCCGCGGCCCGGGTCCAGGGCACGGAAAACCAACTCTTCACCTCCCTGGTCCGCTACCACCTGCTGCGAACCCTGGCGAACAGCCCCGAGCCCTCCCACTGGCAGGAAGCGCATGCCCTGGTGAATGAGTGGATGGGGAACGAGGCCGATCCCTTCAGGCGGGGCATCGCGCAACTCGTGCTCGCACAGGTGATGATGGCGCGGGGCGTGGCCTCCGCAGCCGAGCGACATGCCCAACAAGCCTGCGACTTGTTGGCCTCGCTGCGCACCTTCCTGATCGATGCGCGAACGCTGCTCGGCAATGCGTTGCGCGCCCAGGGGCGTGTCGCGGAGGCCCGGCAGGTAGCGGAGTTGGGTGTGCAGGACATGGAGGAGATGAACGTCCAGGGCGTGTACGCGGTGGCCATGCACCTGTGCCTGGCGGAAGCCTGTTTCGATCAGGGAGACACCGACAGAGGCGAAACCGCCCTGCGCAAGGCCCTGCGGTGCGTGCGGACGCGTGCCGCCGACATCCCCGAGCCACACGTCCGCGAGCGCTTCCTAAGCCAGGTGTCCGAGAACGCCCGCACGCGGCAACTGGCTCGGGAGCGCTGGGGTGATGCGTCGGCCTGA
- a CDS encoding alpha/beta fold hydrolase, with product MATTEGAGGIPLLFVHDVPGDRTHWAEVQHGLATQSVAFDLRGLGESGSAHGPFGVEAAVEDVVAVADALLPQKFVLVGHGFGAAVAGAFASYYPERLSGLLYVEAAGDMRRQQKADTEAWLENFSEAKYGAFHEHWLAPLLLEAKEKTRTLVMKTLRTSRREAIAGNLESLLGYDPEEAFVLFTGPTHALAATTGPETLVAQHPSMSHSVVPHACHWPMLDAPQWFHTELVRFLGRCKHEH from the coding sequence ATGGCGACCACGGAAGGCGCCGGGGGTATTCCCCTCCTCTTCGTGCACGATGTCCCAGGCGATCGGACGCATTGGGCCGAAGTGCAGCACGGACTCGCCACCCAGAGTGTCGCGTTCGACCTGCGCGGACTGGGCGAGAGCGGAAGCGCCCATGGTCCTTTCGGCGTGGAGGCCGCGGTGGAGGATGTCGTCGCCGTGGCCGACGCACTCCTGCCCCAGAAATTCGTCCTGGTGGGGCATGGCTTCGGAGCCGCGGTCGCCGGGGCCTTCGCTTCCTACTACCCCGAGCGGCTCTCCGGGCTCCTCTATGTCGAGGCCGCTGGGGACATGCGCCGCCAGCAGAAGGCCGACACGGAGGCCTGGCTCGAGAACTTCAGCGAGGCGAAGTATGGCGCGTTCCACGAGCACTGGCTCGCGCCACTGCTCCTCGAGGCGAAAGAGAAGACGCGCACGCTGGTGATGAAGACGCTGCGCACCTCGCGCCGGGAGGCCATCGCTGGAAACCTGGAGTCGCTCCTCGGCTACGATCCGGAAGAGGCCTTTGTTCTCTTCACGGGGCCCACGCATGCACTGGCGGCCACCACCGGCCCGGAGACGCTGGTGGCCCAGCATCCCTCGATGTCCCATTCCGTGGTGCCGCACGCGTGCCATTGGCCGATGCTGGACGCGCCGCAGTGGTTCCACACGGAACTGGTTCGCTTCCTCGGCCGCTGCAAGCACGAGCACTGA
- a CDS encoding LIC_10190 family membrane protein translates to MSWVLLGWLVTALVLWGLGAGLCRVLRLPGSIRGDGFTVFWLGWALLLVLSQVWHLFLPVDGRASLAVVLLGGGGALWNGRKPRASVRRLVRGHRLFLGGFLLAAVGMANLALDAPRNGDTGAYFLATVRWMSEHPIVPGLGNLFDRLAFNQTYFLYAAVLQVGPFAHRAHALANSLLLLMLLGRCLWGASRLLRVPPHARAQPLFAALFLPSVVERILGGNYTSLSPDIAIYCLGYVVGELLLRLWLSAGRAPRTERAWVGCMAFFSAVGLTVKLSWAGLGLSAYLLALGVGWARAGERRVLVRTALVHMVSLGLGVLGPWVLRGIILTGYPAYPSAFGGLPVDWRIPRATVENLVEYIQAWGRRPGVPVQEVLSNWEWVGPWARSLLLLNWEVLIPVSLGLASMLVLPWRRPGSSVLLLLPPLVGLLFWFLGSPDPRFAGACFWLLAVNGLVLALNSPEPRSRSPFELTLVLIVFATGSLFLSANTPGWRREGFLPLPPPDTKPYRTDWGLELQVGRCWDAPPPCSEIANRHLRLREAGALSRGFKVETHPSAPPSERAETFRVYR, encoded by the coding sequence ATGTCATGGGTGTTGCTCGGCTGGCTCGTCACGGCCCTGGTGCTCTGGGGGCTCGGGGCCGGGCTCTGCCGGGTGCTGCGCCTGCCCGGGTCGATTCGTGGCGACGGGTTCACCGTCTTCTGGCTGGGCTGGGCGCTGCTCCTGGTGTTGTCGCAGGTCTGGCACCTCTTCCTTCCCGTGGACGGACGGGCATCCCTCGCCGTCGTCCTGCTGGGAGGGGGCGGTGCCCTCTGGAATGGCCGGAAGCCGCGCGCCTCCGTCCGGCGCCTGGTTCGTGGCCACCGGCTCTTCCTGGGCGGGTTCCTCCTGGCGGCGGTGGGCATGGCGAACCTCGCGCTGGACGCGCCGAGGAACGGGGACACCGGGGCCTACTTCCTCGCCACGGTGCGATGGATGTCCGAGCACCCCATTGTCCCCGGACTGGGGAACCTGTTCGATCGGCTCGCCTTCAACCAGACGTACTTCCTCTACGCCGCCGTCCTCCAGGTCGGGCCGTTCGCGCATCGGGCCCATGCCCTGGCCAATAGCCTGTTGCTGCTCATGCTGCTCGGGCGTTGCCTGTGGGGGGCGAGCCGGCTCCTGCGCGTTCCGCCCCATGCCCGGGCGCAGCCGCTCTTCGCCGCGTTGTTTCTTCCCTCGGTGGTGGAGCGGATTCTGGGGGGCAACTACACGAGCCTGTCGCCCGACATCGCCATCTACTGCCTGGGCTACGTCGTGGGCGAGCTGCTGCTGCGCCTGTGGCTGAGCGCGGGGCGGGCCCCTCGTACCGAGCGCGCCTGGGTGGGGTGCATGGCCTTCTTCTCCGCCGTGGGGCTCACCGTGAAGCTGTCCTGGGCGGGACTCGGCCTGTCGGCATATCTGCTGGCGTTGGGGGTGGGGTGGGCCCGCGCTGGCGAGCGGCGAGTGCTCGTGCGCACCGCGCTCGTGCACATGGTGTCGCTGGGGCTGGGTGTGCTCGGGCCGTGGGTTCTTCGCGGCATCATCCTGACGGGCTATCCCGCGTATCCCAGCGCCTTCGGAGGGCTTCCGGTGGACTGGCGCATCCCTCGCGCGACCGTCGAGAACCTGGTGGAGTACATCCAGGCCTGGGGCCGCCGCCCGGGAGTTCCCGTGCAGGAGGTGCTCTCGAATTGGGAGTGGGTGGGTCCCTGGGCGAGGAGCCTGCTCCTGCTGAATTGGGAGGTGCTCATCCCGGTGTCATTGGGGCTCGCCTCGATGCTCGTGCTGCCGTGGCGCCGGCCGGGTTCCTCCGTGCTGCTGCTGCTGCCACCCCTGGTGGGACTGTTGTTCTGGTTCCTCGGTTCGCCAGATCCCCGTTTCGCGGGGGCGTGTTTCTGGCTCCTGGCGGTCAACGGACTGGTCCTCGCGTTGAACTCTCCGGAGCCGCGAAGCCGGAGTCCATTCGAACTCACGCTGGTGCTCATCGTTTTCGCGACGGGGAGTCTGTTCCTGTCGGCGAACACGCCCGGGTGGCGAAGAGAGGGCTTCCTGCCGCTCCCTCCGCCGGACACGAAGCCCTATCGGACGGATTGGGGCCTGGAACTCCAGGTCGGGCGATGCTGGGACGCGCCTCCGCCATGCTCGGAGATCGCCAACCGGCACCTGCGGTTGCGCGAGGCGGGAGCGCTGTCCAGGGGTTTCAAGGTGGAGACCCACCCCTCGGCGCCGCCGTCGGAGCGCGCGGAGACCTTTCGCGTCTACCGGTGA